A segment of the Marinobacter arenosus genome:
AGAGCTGAACCCGAAACGGCAGGGATTGATTGGCCCAGAGCGCCCGGTCGGGACGGAAACTGATTGCCTGATAATCGTCCCACGACAGCCCCTTGAGCGAATCGGGCAACTCCCCCTCGTGGGATTCATACGGAAGCTCAGACAAGTACCTTGCCCTGCCCTTAAGCCACTCATAGCTGAACGTTTTCGGACCATCTGAACCGCTGTCTCGCTCCGCAGCGAACAGCAGACCTGGCGAGAAGCAGTAGCCGCCTGCGCCTACGGCAAACCATCTGAGCAGTGAACGCCTGTCCATGCTTCCTCCTTAACGACACTCAAAAATTGGGCTCGCTGGGCGGGCTGCCCACCCGTTCCAGAATCCGCCGTTGAATGCACTGCCCCCAATACGTCCCTATCGACGCTTTCCAGGCCTCTTTATGGAGGTAATCCAGCGCCCACCGGTCCCTGGCGATATGGGCCAACTTTGCATTCGAAAGATAGACCGGCCCGAACTGAAGGCAGCTTTCCACATCGTCGGCCCAATGCCGCCGGCGAGCTTCAGGGGTATGAATGCGGGCGAATGCCTGGTGCAAACGGTTCACGTGCGGAATCAGTATCGCCTGCTGGAACGGCGTCAGACTCTGGTAAGGTCGACTCATTGACCGGTGTTTCAAGGCCAGCTTCAGCACCGGCGGCGGCTGGGATTCCTCGGGTATCATCAGCAGTCGCCTGCCCAGTAATCCCACACCCAGCGACTGGCGACTCAACAACACCGACGTCGGAGCCGACAAAATAAGCGGTACGGCGACCGGGAGCGACCAGAAGAAAAACAGGGTATCCAGATTCCAGGCAAACAGCGCCCAGGAGCTACCGACCAGCATGGCTGGAAGCTGGGTCCAGAAGCCGTCTCGCCATGTCATTTCTTCGGTCCGGTTCTGGCCGGCCCATTTCAGCGAAACATTGAACAGTGCCGCGAGCACAAAGCGGCTGTGAGCCAGCATCCGAACCGGCGCAAGCAGGACGGACACAAGAATTTCGAGCAGAACACTCTTGAACAGCTTCCCGTAACCACCAAAGGATGCGCCGGTACGCTGGACAACCGCGTCCAGAATCGCCAAAAATTTCGGGAAGAACAGCAGCAGCAACGTACTTAACGCCAACCCCAGCGCCCATTCGGGGCGCCACTCCGGCCACAAAGGGAACAAGCCTTGATAGCCTTCCGGAAAGTAATCGATCGGCGCCAGTGTCATCTGCGCCGCTGAGATCGTCACCGTGATAAGAAACAGCAGCCACAACGGCGAGGCCGCATACGCCATGATCCCGTTGAGAAACGCCATCCGGTGGGCAAATCGCAGCCCCGGCTCCGTAAGCAGGACCCAGAGATGCTGGAGATTACCCTTCGTCCACCGGTTGTCCCGCGCCAATTCGTCGCCCAGGGTCGGCGGCGATTCCTCGAAACTCCCCCCCAGCTCAGGCTCGAGCCAGACTTCGTAACCAGCCCGTCCCATGTAGGCCGCCTCGACAAAATCGTGGCTCATGATCGGGCCGCCGAACAACCCTCGACCTGACAGTTTTCGAAGCCCGCAATACTTCATGAAAGGCTGAACCCGAAGGATCGCGTTGTGGCCCCAGAACGCGGCGTCCCCCATCTGTACCGCAGCGAGGCCAGTGGCAAACAGGGGGGAATAGGAACGGTTCGCAAACTGCTGGACCCTGGCGAACAGTGATTTGCCGTTGATGACGTTCGGATTGGTCTGCAGAATCCCGACCTGGGGCTGCAATTCCATGATCTGCACCATCCGGCGAAGCGTCTTGCCACTCAACAGGCTGTCTGCATCCAGAGTGACCATGTACTTGTGGCGGCGTCCCCACCGACGCAGGAAGTCCGCCACATTGCCACTTTTGAAGTTCAGGTTGACCGGCCGGCGACGGTAGAAAATGCGCCCCTCGGCACCAAGCTCGGTGACCAGGTCGTACCAGGCGGCCTGCTCTTCCAGCCATACATCAGGGGATCGACTGTCGGAGAGGATGTAGAATTCGAACTGGTCAAGGTCGCCCTGGCTCGCAAGATCCTCGTAGACGGCCCTCAAGCCTTTGAGGGTCCAGTCAACCGGTTCGTGGTAGATGGGTAGCAGGATCGCCGTTTTCGCCAGTGGAACGGCATCAAGCTCCTCCTGGGTGTGCCGCCTCACCAGTGAATGGCGGTCGCCTCCGAAGGACCGTATCAGGAATCCCCAAACGGCGATCCAGAAGCCGATCGCAATCCAGACATACAGCACGGCGAACAGAAATATCAGGACTTTTTCAACCAAGGTGCCACCGTGGTACGGCAGTATCCATAGCAGATAATAGGTGGCTAACGCTGTCTGGCCGATTACCAGAAAGATCATCAAACTTCGACGAAAGAGCGCGACGCCACGCCAACCGTCCTGCTCGTCATTCGCCATTGTCTGCTCCGGGCCGGTCGTAGCCCATGCTGCCACGTTTCAGCGGTGGACAGATCTCAGGCACGGTGAATCCGGGTAACCCGAAGTACTCCGGGATCGTATCAATGGCCCGGTCCAGGGCACTGGTTTCGGCACCCTCGGCCTGAGAAGCCAGCACTGCCTTATCCAGCAACTGCAGAAGGCGTTGGCATTGGTCGGCGGTCATCTCTATGCCAGACTCCACAAGGTAGAGATAGACTCGGTTGAAGACATTCTGCAGATCAATGTCGCGCATTTGAAGAGTGACTCCCAGGGCGGCCTACTCGGATTGACGCATCAGGTTATTGCCAATGCCGAGTTCGTAAATCCAGGTCTCGGTAAGCGGCGCACCGTCAAGACTGAGAAAGGCCCGTAAAGACAGGACCTTGCCCGGTTCAGGGCGGGCCAGGATCGAAAGCCGCCACATGTCTTTGGGTTCGACGTACTGAACAAAGTGTTCCAGTATCTCTACGCCCTCTCCTCCGGACACGTTACTGACCACAGGCGCTTCCCTGGAAAGGCCGGACAGCTCCTCGCTCTCGAAATCAACGACAAATCGATAGGCATTGGGATTGTCCTGTGAGGCCTCACCGTTGCCGAAAAAGGTGGGGATAACGCGCCCTGTTTCCTGGCCACTGATATCAGGACCACCAAAACTCACGCGGTAATTGAACGCCAGGGTCTCCCCGGCAGTCATGGCCGTTTCCGGTTTCCAGAACGCCACAATGTTATCGTTCGACTCGGCATCGGTGGGCAATTCCAGCAGCACCACGTGCCCCGGCCCCCAACCATCCTCGCTTTCGACCCAGGCGCTTGGCCGGACGTCGTACCGGTGTTCAACATCCTCATAGGATTCAAACCGCTGATCCCGTTGCATCAGACCAAAGCCCTTGAGATTCGCGACCTGGTGGTAACTCATTCTCAGATTCTTCGGATTCAGCAACGGACGCCAGAGCCACTCCTCCGTCTCGGCGTCGTGAACGAGAAGTCCATCAGAATCAT
Coding sequences within it:
- the mdoH gene encoding glucans biosynthesis glucosyltransferase MdoH, which gives rise to MANDEQDGWRGVALFRRSLMIFLVIGQTALATYYLLWILPYHGGTLVEKVLIFLFAVLYVWIAIGFWIAVWGFLIRSFGGDRHSLVRRHTQEELDAVPLAKTAILLPIYHEPVDWTLKGLRAVYEDLASQGDLDQFEFYILSDSRSPDVWLEEQAAWYDLVTELGAEGRIFYRRRPVNLNFKSGNVADFLRRWGRRHKYMVTLDADSLLSGKTLRRMVQIMELQPQVGILQTNPNVINGKSLFARVQQFANRSYSPLFATGLAAVQMGDAAFWGHNAILRVQPFMKYCGLRKLSGRGLFGGPIMSHDFVEAAYMGRAGYEVWLEPELGGSFEESPPTLGDELARDNRWTKGNLQHLWVLLTEPGLRFAHRMAFLNGIMAYAASPLWLLFLITVTISAAQMTLAPIDYFPEGYQGLFPLWPEWRPEWALGLALSTLLLLFFPKFLAILDAVVQRTGASFGGYGKLFKSVLLEILVSVLLAPVRMLAHSRFVLAALFNVSLKWAGQNRTEEMTWRDGFWTQLPAMLVGSSWALFAWNLDTLFFFWSLPVAVPLILSAPTSVLLSRQSLGVGLLGRRLLMIPEESQPPPVLKLALKHRSMSRPYQSLTPFQQAILIPHVNRLHQAFARIHTPEARRRHWADDVESCLQFGPVYLSNAKLAHIARDRWALDYLHKEAWKASIGTYWGQCIQRRILERVGSPPSEPNF